A single region of the Bacillus cereus genome encodes:
- the ytaF gene encoding sporulation membrane protein YtaF, with amino-acid sequence MAAWMMILALTFSSSIDNLGVGISYGIRNIRISHFSNLIISVICFLFSVAGIYFGLWLSKILPGIMPVVIGSFLLVVIGLRIVLLAIPRKVVVEGAEGEVASTEINGLTKNIGESGGIGFVESIFLGIGLSANALTNGLGAGLFGLNPIAICVTAAIGSFITVWGGVALGRKIAHVRIGKFTLGQFGTLISGTLLLIIAFAAFF; translated from the coding sequence ATGGCGGCATGGATGATGATATTAGCATTAACGTTTTCATCAAGTATCGATAACTTAGGGGTAGGAATTTCTTATGGGATTCGCAACATACGAATTAGCCATTTTTCTAATCTTATCATTTCGGTTATTTGCTTTTTGTTTAGTGTGGCCGGGATTTATTTTGGATTATGGCTTTCAAAAATTTTGCCTGGGATTATGCCAGTAGTCATTGGTTCTTTCTTATTAGTTGTCATTGGTCTTCGAATTGTATTATTAGCAATTCCGCGTAAGGTGGTAGTTGAAGGAGCGGAAGGTGAAGTAGCATCTACGGAAATAAATGGTTTAACGAAAAATATAGGTGAATCTGGAGGAATCGGATTTGTAGAATCTATCTTTCTTGGCATTGGTCTGTCTGCTAATGCATTAACGAACGGATTAGGTGCTGGTTTATTCGGTTTGAATCCGATAGCAATATGTGTTACTGCGGCAATTGGTAGTTTCATAACAGTTTGGGGCGGAGTTGCATTAGGGAGAAAGATAGCTCACGTTCGTATTGGGAAATTTACTTTAGGGCAATTTGGAACATTGATCAGCGGAACGTTACTATTAATTATTGCATTTGCTGCCTTTTTTTGA
- a CDS encoding helix-turn-helix domain-containing protein, with protein sequence MSEGTERSNLGLLLKELLKEKSLSMRKLSALTGIDTATISMIINGKRKANPKHLQKFADCLGIPIADLFVAAGYSIETKQEEQSDIQVSINNIEHLLESSQLYDQKFSIANVEQQLANYEQYSQTEEGKETIEKGFTEKILKVSSIGPFINDLKELYERFTKKKGTPVELALMGSALIYFILSVDVIPDYIFPIGYLDDAVAVQLVLNLLLKR encoded by the coding sequence ATGTCTGAAGGAACTGAAAGAAGTAATCTTGGGTTGTTATTAAAAGAATTACTGAAGGAAAAGTCTTTGTCAATGCGAAAACTGAGTGCGCTTACTGGAATTGATACTGCTACTATTTCAATGATTATAAATGGGAAGCGAAAAGCAAATCCGAAGCATTTGCAAAAGTTTGCAGATTGCCTTGGTATTCCGATTGCAGATTTATTTGTGGCGGCAGGTTATTCTATTGAAACAAAGCAGGAAGAACAATCTGATATTCAAGTATCCATTAATAACATTGAACATTTACTTGAATCTTCACAGTTATATGATCAAAAGTTTAGTATCGCGAATGTAGAGCAACAATTGGCTAATTACGAACAATATTCGCAAACAGAAGAAGGGAAAGAAACGATTGAAAAGGGGTTTACTGAGAAGATTCTGAAGGTAAGTAGTATTGGACCATTTATTAATGATTTGAAAGAATTGTATGAGAGATTTACGAAAAAGAAGGGGACACCTGTAGAACTAGCTTTAATGGGAAGTGCTCTCATCTATTTTATTCTATCAGTCGATGTGATTCCGGATTACATTTTTCCTATCGGTTATTTAGATGATGCTGTTGCTGTGCAACTTGTTTTAAATTTGTTATTGAAAAGATAA
- a CDS encoding cation-translocating P-type ATPase, whose product MQSKSLKTRFIRSLPGRIRIEIYKLKHNKNMANLILDRFSQAEGIYQVSPSISTGRALITYDINKTSLHNICKIIQLIEEQVTKRKKTSTNSSEEKKELIDYSSSVVSRNNDTVHSKKDEGVPLPLALSVVGLGAFGIKQLFMGRSALARSPGLFYVSGALSVVTGYPFLKRGFKKMVASKKVNSDLVLGVGTLALALARENIVVLAGLSLLNYLNWKRSQANINEENEAYKENLLSPEIKAYSEKQSKWGMIFGGATWAFTRNPLRGMAVLLAANPKPAVSSAEYAWRQGDLVARERGYVIPSGGSLSQLSRTKTIVLDDTSRIFQSSAEGMSCISQDGNEGQVWCTAASLIEKSEHVWKEEVMQWAAQTGRTLRRAFEVQIENEGIKGEIQGITSFFGSKDFAERNGVDISAYELEVKRLEKEGFQVQFVAKNKKCLGLLVGSKVTIIPEFTEVVNGLRENKWNIGVLQNSLHVNRNILSHYGVDDSWQQGDAAKRVELLRSSGEEVLFATDQNTDFPSISFEEIKNISQSTAYASRINMLVNEHFCAAKVWNVVGEMLAVWSIFTAPVIALFANALSLTFLSRAKRMSEKIFSYGELSKMDSSQPKVIPDKQDQIPWYTFNQEKVMNRLQVEKQYGLSDAQVNMRKEEYGMNQIEPKPSVPWIVSFMGQFKEFTSLILLGAAGLSVISGGWFDGLAMGTILVVNAIIGTLQERKAEKVVEALNQFRAPVCKVIREEAEIEISSSELVPGDIVCLEAGDRVPADLRVVNSWNLEINEAMLTGESLPVEKKADAMLEECSLAERNNMLFMGTSVTRGKAVAIVVETGMRTEMGYMISLMKGEETEPTPLQQKVTSISKTFIKGAFVAGGLVLMAGLLRGLPITQMITTSVALTASAVPEGLPIMITIALSAGIFRMQKQNALVRKLSSLETLGRTTVICSDKTGTLTKNEMTVKVIATPNRLWSVTGDGYEPVGAIADVTSSKVAAAVDTEIEEAIYHKTENVPLENPDLARILQIGVLCNNSKLEQEDDLWVVKGDPTEGALLSLASKAGALQEGMASFERHHEEPFDSETKIMSVVCKESNAEELYKFSKGSVEAILTRCKWYQDNGQIYPLCDKQKEVILQQNEEFAKQALRVLGFAYSNGESDDLTFVGLVGMIDPPKPEVEESIREAIELGVKPVMITGDHPTTAISIAKQTGIWNREDRVLTGLEIDNMTDEELKEVVKSTSVFARVTPAHKLRIVTAFQSDGQIVAMTGDGVNDTPAIKKANIGIAMGQTGTEVTKEAADLILKKDHFGSIVEGVKEGRTIIGNIRKAVGCLLTGNLAEVLVTSAAVIAGMPIPLVPIQILLMNLITDALPAMILAVNPGNKTKQTKRQDIVDKDLYKKVITRGVLLGVGSLAVFGISLAVGVPLPVAQTSAFAALVAGQLIQTFSWRQEGSEETVRDWSKDRFFITALGTSWLVLLSAIYVPPLARIFHTVPLTLTQWIPVLLVAGTVSQIAKPIINLVSYKNTDLVKPVVSESALLKTV is encoded by the coding sequence ATGCAAAGTAAATCATTAAAAACGAGATTTATACGATCGTTACCTGGAAGAATTCGAATTGAAATTTATAAGTTAAAACACAACAAGAACATGGCGAACTTGATATTAGACCGATTTAGTCAAGCGGAAGGTATTTATCAAGTAAGTCCCTCAATTTCTACAGGGAGAGCCCTTATTACTTACGATATCAACAAGACCTCTCTACATAACATTTGCAAAATAATTCAACTTATAGAAGAACAAGTGACCAAGCGAAAGAAAACTAGTACAAATAGCAGTGAAGAAAAGAAGGAATTAATAGATTATTCATCTAGTGTAGTTTCTCGTAATAATGACACTGTTCATAGCAAAAAGGATGAAGGTGTGCCGTTACCGTTAGCACTTTCGGTTGTTGGGTTAGGTGCTTTCGGCATAAAACAATTATTTATGGGTAGATCTGCCTTAGCTAGAAGTCCTGGTCTTTTTTATGTATCTGGAGCTTTATCTGTTGTGACGGGTTATCCGTTCCTGAAGCGAGGATTCAAAAAAATGGTTGCTAGCAAAAAGGTGAATTCTGATCTTGTGCTTGGTGTAGGAACACTTGCACTTGCGCTTGCACGGGAGAATATTGTCGTGCTTGCCGGTCTTAGTCTATTAAATTACTTAAACTGGAAGCGTAGTCAAGCAAACATAAACGAAGAAAATGAAGCGTATAAAGAAAATCTCCTTTCTCCAGAGATTAAAGCGTATAGTGAAAAACAATCAAAATGGGGAATGATTTTTGGTGGAGCAACTTGGGCTTTCACTAGAAATCCTTTACGCGGAATGGCAGTTTTATTAGCAGCTAATCCGAAACCGGCCGTCTCATCGGCAGAATATGCGTGGCGACAAGGTGACCTCGTTGCAAGAGAAAGAGGATATGTCATTCCAAGTGGTGGGTCGTTATCACAATTGTCTCGAACAAAAACGATAGTATTGGATGATACATCTCGTATATTCCAGTCCTCAGCAGAGGGGATGAGTTGTATTTCACAAGATGGAAATGAAGGGCAAGTTTGGTGCACAGCCGCTTCTCTTATTGAGAAAAGTGAGCATGTATGGAAAGAAGAAGTCATGCAATGGGCTGCGCAAACTGGAAGAACGTTAAGAAGAGCGTTTGAAGTTCAAATAGAGAATGAAGGGATAAAAGGTGAAATCCAAGGGATAACTTCCTTTTTCGGAAGTAAAGATTTTGCCGAGCGAAATGGTGTAGATATAAGTGCGTATGAGCTGGAAGTAAAGAGACTTGAAAAAGAAGGTTTTCAAGTGCAGTTCGTCGCTAAAAATAAAAAATGCCTCGGTCTATTAGTTGGATCGAAGGTTACTATTATTCCAGAATTCACAGAAGTAGTGAATGGATTACGTGAAAATAAGTGGAATATAGGCGTTTTGCAAAATAGTTTACATGTAAATCGTAACATTCTTTCTCATTATGGTGTGGATGATAGCTGGCAGCAGGGGGATGCGGCCAAACGGGTGGAATTGCTTCGCTCAAGTGGAGAAGAGGTATTATTTGCAACTGATCAAAATACAGATTTTCCGTCTATATCATTTGAAGAAATAAAAAATATCTCACAATCTACAGCGTATGCAAGCCGAATCAACATGTTGGTGAATGAGCATTTCTGCGCAGCGAAAGTGTGGAATGTGGTAGGAGAGATGTTAGCAGTTTGGTCTATATTCACAGCACCTGTAATCGCCTTATTTGCAAATGCTTTATCGTTAACGTTCTTATCTAGGGCGAAAAGAATGAGTGAGAAGATATTTTCCTATGGAGAATTGTCGAAAATGGATTCTTCTCAGCCAAAAGTGATTCCTGATAAACAAGATCAAATTCCATGGTATACATTTAATCAAGAAAAAGTGATGAATAGATTACAAGTTGAGAAGCAATATGGATTAAGTGATGCACAAGTGAATATGCGAAAAGAAGAATACGGAATGAACCAAATTGAACCGAAACCGTCAGTTCCTTGGATTGTATCGTTTATGGGTCAATTTAAAGAATTTACATCGCTTATTTTACTCGGAGCAGCCGGATTATCTGTTATATCTGGTGGTTGGTTCGATGGATTAGCGATGGGGACAATTCTCGTTGTAAATGCAATAATTGGGACGCTTCAAGAGCGGAAGGCGGAAAAGGTAGTTGAGGCTTTAAATCAATTCCGAGCTCCTGTTTGTAAAGTAATACGAGAAGAAGCGGAAATAGAAATATCAAGTAGTGAACTCGTTCCTGGGGATATTGTCTGCCTGGAAGCGGGAGACCGCGTACCTGCTGATCTTCGCGTTGTTAACTCTTGGAACTTAGAAATTAACGAAGCGATGTTAACGGGAGAGTCACTTCCAGTTGAAAAGAAAGCGGACGCTATGCTAGAAGAATGTTCGTTAGCAGAACGAAACAATATGCTCTTTATGGGGACGTCTGTAACACGCGGTAAAGCGGTAGCGATTGTAGTAGAAACAGGTATGCGTACAGAGATGGGCTATATGATTTCCTTAATGAAAGGGGAGGAAACAGAGCCTACGCCATTGCAGCAAAAGGTGACATCTATTAGTAAAACATTTATTAAAGGAGCATTTGTAGCTGGTGGTCTTGTACTTATGGCGGGGCTACTAAGGGGACTGCCAATTACGCAAATGATCACGACGTCGGTTGCTCTTACTGCCTCTGCTGTTCCAGAAGGGTTGCCAATTATGATCACAATTGCTTTAAGTGCGGGTATATTCCGTATGCAAAAGCAAAATGCACTCGTTCGAAAGCTTTCGAGCTTAGAAACGCTCGGTAGAACGACGGTAATTTGTTCTGATAAAACGGGAACCCTTACGAAAAATGAAATGACGGTTAAAGTAATTGCTACGCCGAATCGTTTATGGAGTGTAACGGGTGATGGGTATGAACCAGTAGGGGCGATTGCTGATGTAACTTCATCTAAAGTTGCTGCTGCTGTAGATACGGAGATAGAAGAGGCTATTTATCATAAAACGGAAAATGTGCCGCTAGAAAATCCGGATTTAGCTCGTATTCTTCAAATTGGTGTTCTTTGTAACAATAGTAAATTAGAGCAGGAAGATGATTTATGGGTTGTAAAAGGTGATCCGACTGAAGGAGCTTTATTAAGTTTGGCTTCTAAAGCGGGGGCATTACAGGAAGGTATGGCGTCGTTTGAACGCCATCATGAAGAACCATTTGATTCAGAGACGAAAATTATGAGTGTTGTTTGTAAAGAGAGTAACGCTGAAGAGTTATATAAGTTCTCAAAAGGTTCTGTAGAGGCGATTCTTACTCGTTGTAAATGGTATCAAGATAACGGTCAAATATATCCGTTATGTGATAAGCAAAAAGAAGTTATTTTACAACAAAATGAAGAGTTTGCAAAACAGGCATTACGAGTATTAGGTTTTGCGTACAGCAATGGCGAAAGTGATGATCTTACTTTTGTCGGATTAGTCGGTATGATCGATCCGCCAAAACCTGAAGTGGAAGAGAGTATTCGTGAAGCGATTGAGTTAGGTGTGAAGCCAGTAATGATTACGGGAGATCATCCGACTACGGCGATTTCTATTGCGAAACAAACTGGAATTTGGAATCGTGAAGATCGTGTTTTAACGGGATTAGAAATTGATAACATGACAGATGAGGAATTAAAAGAAGTTGTGAAAAGTACATCTGTTTTTGCTCGTGTGACTCCGGCTCACAAATTACGAATTGTAACGGCCTTCCAATCCGACGGTCAAATCGTCGCGATGACTGGAGATGGTGTAAATGATACACCGGCTATAAAAAAGGCGAATATCGGTATTGCGATGGGGCAAACCGGAACAGAAGTTACGAAAGAAGCCGCTGATTTGATTTTGAAAAAGGATCATTTCGGTTCAATTGTTGAAGGGGTAAAAGAAGGTAGAACGATCATCGGAAATATTCGTAAAGCAGTTGGTTGTTTATTGACGGGGAATTTAGCGGAAGTGTTAGTGACTAGTGCTGCTGTTATAGCGGGAATGCCGATTCCGTTAGTGCCAATTCAAATTTTATTAATGAATCTTATTACCGATGCTTTACCAGCGATGATTTTAGCTGTAAACCCTGGAAACAAAACGAAGCAAACGAAACGTCAAGATATTGTTGATAAAGATTTGTACAAAAAAGTTATTACAAGAGGAGTACTGCTTGGGGTAGGTTCGCTCGCTGTATTTGGTATTAGTTTAGCGGTTGGAGTACCTCTTCCAGTAGCACAAACATCAGCATTTGCAGCTTTAGTTGCCGGGCAGCTCATTCAAACTTTCTCTTGGAGACAAGAGGGATCAGAAGAAACAGTTCGCGATTGGTCAAAAGACCGGTTCTTTATTACAGCGTTAGGAACGTCTTGGCTTGTATTATTATCAGCTATATATGTACCTCCGTTAGCTCGTATATTCCATACTGTTCCGTTAACGCTCACACAATGGATACCTGTTCTTCTCGTGGCGGGCACAGTGTCTCAAATCGCGAAACCTATTATTAATTTAGTTTCATATAAGAATACTGATTTAGTAAAACCAGTAGTTTCTGAATCTGCATTATTAAAAACAGTGTAA
- a CDS encoding ammonium transporter: MNTGDTVFMFVTTVMVMLMTPGLALFYGGMVRSKNVLSTTMHSYSAMAIVSIQWIVIGYSLSFGPDWYGLIGNLDWFGLNGVTYSPNPDYSSTIPHNLFMMFQLMFAILTPALISGAFAERMRFSAFLIFILLWTTIVYNPVAHWVWGVGGWLRELGALDFAGGNVVHITSGVAGLVLAIFLGKRKNISGTSPHHLPFTMLGAGLLWFGWFGFNVGSALSLNDVALTAFINTNIAAAASALTWMLSEWFFQSKPTAMGAACGVVSGLVAITPACGFVTPFFALLIGAIGGILCFGAVFFLKNKFGYDDTLDAFGCHGIGGTWGGIATGLFATTTVNSDGANGLFYGNAALLFKQIVAIGATYAFTIIMTYAIIKTINFFLPVRVDDHEEQMGLDISMHGEKAYEYTERSVN; encoded by the coding sequence ATGAATACGGGAGATACAGTTTTTATGTTTGTAACGACAGTAATGGTCATGTTGATGACACCAGGATTGGCACTTTTTTATGGGGGCATGGTTCGCAGTAAAAACGTACTCAGCACGACAATGCATAGTTATAGCGCAATGGCTATCGTTTCGATTCAATGGATTGTTATCGGTTATTCTTTATCATTCGGACCAGATTGGTACGGACTTATTGGCAATCTCGATTGGTTCGGTCTAAACGGAGTTACCTACTCACCAAATCCAGACTACTCATCTACTATTCCTCACAATTTATTTATGATGTTCCAACTCATGTTCGCCATTTTAACTCCCGCTTTAATTTCAGGTGCATTCGCCGAAAGAATGCGATTTTCTGCCTTTCTTATTTTTATCCTTCTTTGGACAACAATCGTTTACAATCCCGTCGCTCATTGGGTGTGGGGTGTTGGCGGGTGGCTAAGAGAACTTGGTGCGTTAGACTTCGCTGGCGGTAATGTCGTTCATATCACATCTGGTGTTGCTGGTCTTGTATTAGCTATTTTCCTTGGAAAACGAAAAAACATAAGCGGTACCTCTCCTCATCATTTACCATTTACAATGTTAGGCGCAGGCTTACTCTGGTTCGGCTGGTTCGGTTTTAACGTCGGTAGTGCATTATCTTTAAATGACGTAGCTTTAACTGCATTTATTAATACAAATATAGCCGCTGCTGCTTCAGCTCTAACTTGGATGCTTTCTGAATGGTTCTTCCAATCAAAACCGACTGCGATGGGAGCTGCTTGCGGGGTTGTTTCTGGTTTAGTCGCAATTACACCAGCTTGCGGATTTGTTACACCTTTCTTCGCCCTTCTTATCGGAGCGATTGGCGGTATATTATGTTTCGGCGCTGTCTTCTTCTTAAAAAACAAATTCGGGTACGACGATACACTTGATGCATTTGGATGCCACGGCATCGGAGGAACTTGGGGCGGTATTGCAACTGGACTATTTGCAACTACTACTGTAAATAGCGATGGTGCTAACGGATTATTTTATGGAAATGCCGCACTTCTTTTCAAACAAATTGTAGCAATCGGAGCGACATATGCATTCACAATCATAATGACGTACGCCATTATTAAGACTATTAACTTCTTCCTTCCTGTTCGCGTCGATGACCACGAAGAACAAATGGGGCTTGATATTTCGATGCATGGGGAGAAGGCTTATGAGTATACAGAAAGATCTGTGAACTAA